The following coding sequences lie in one Zingiber officinale cultivar Zhangliang chromosome 2B, Zo_v1.1, whole genome shotgun sequence genomic window:
- the LOC122049517 gene encoding probable glutathione S-transferase, giving the protein MDQQPPIPPSDLKLLGSWADSHTHRVQLALKLKGLPFQYQEEDPLRPSAALLIHNPVYKNLPVLLHRGCPVLHSIIILHFLDDTWPHHRSLLPSDPFDRATARFWSHFADDKLAPAVAAVFSSEGDGQKAAVDQVHQNLKLLELELGDGGAFGGRRFFGGDEIGFLDIVLGCGSYWLAVFEEVMEVKLVDPEAFPRFHAWLRDFEDQREVKETIPAIDKLLEYARTVRQMMLGGGATAAAGDNAASN; this is encoded by the coding sequence ATGGATCAGCAACCTCCGATTCCTCCTTCCGATCTCAAGCTCCTCGGCTCCTGGGCCGACTCCCACACCCACCGCGTCCAGCTCGCCCTCAAGCTCAAGGGTCTGCCCTTCCAGTACCAAGAAGAAGACCCCCTCCGCCCCTCCGCCGCCCTCCTCATCCACAACCCCGTCTACAAGAACCTCCCCGTCCTCCTCCACCGCGGCTGCCCCGTCCTCCACTCCATCATCATCCTCCACTTCCTCGACGACACGTGGCCGCACCACCGCTCGCTGCTCCCCTCCGACCCCTTCGACCGCGCCACCGCTCGCTTCTGGTCCCACTTCGCCGACGACAAGCTCGCCCCCGCCGTCGCCGCCGTCTTCTCCTCCGAGGGCGACGGCCAGAAGGCCGCCGTCGACCAGGTCCACCAGAACCTGAAGCTGCTGGAGCTCGAGCTCGGCGACGGCGGCGCGTTCGGCGGGCGGAGGTTCTTCGGCGGCGACGAGATTGGGTTCCTCGACATCGTCCTCGGCTGCGGCTCCTACTGGCTCGCCGTCTTCGAGGAGGTCATGGAAGTGAAGCTGGTGGACCCCGAGGCGTTCCCGCGCTTCCACGCCTGGCTCCGCGACTTCGAGGACCAGAGGGAGGTCAAGGAGACGATCCCGGCCATCGACAAGCTGCTCGAGTACGCGAGGACCGTCCGGCAGATGATGCTGGGCGGTGGCGCCACCGCAGCCGCCGGCGACAATGCCGCTTCTAATTAG